In Oreochromis aureus strain Israel breed Guangdong linkage group 15, ZZ_aureus, whole genome shotgun sequence, a single genomic region encodes these proteins:
- the LOC120433008 gene encoding DNA polymerase zeta catalytic subunit-like → MSDECPLFLSDPGLDSCNFIEDSLSPELPHNYTFDINAIDQTEFSSPYSGSQFVVTDKNLPVKFLSDISQDSVSAQALDSEKKLDRLLCSGEDLQRGSDCNKARPNSPDLLDGHTNREPTSSLTSLKSREWDFSLGKAHTLSPFQDFHCERKELLFSVFDSLPLSSASFVDHEGSPTGELPEGIDGLTSTTPSSSPRSISSLSQVRASQLQRGAGGGGAHILKPLMSPPSREEILSTLLDLEMSEATFQEPFCSDPSDAPGKPMEVGGRKLTVGTRLARELAEFGGDLSLEGLHFWKTAFSAMTHPARRPLSHLVKEQRLQRQRSPQSCLHGSSPINQAPLAKDSSVRISQVKTLQNRYHLCAVIPQSC, encoded by the exons ATGTCAGATGAGTGCCCCCTCTTCCTGTCAGACCCGGGACTGGACAGCTGCAATTTCATAGAGGACAGCTTGTCACCAGAGCTCCCGCACAACTACACATTTGATATAAATGCTATTGATCAAACAGAGTTCTCCAGTCCGTACAGTGGCAGTCAGTTTGTTGTGACTGATAAAAATTTACCGGTCAAGTTCCTGAGTGACATCAGCCAGGATTCTGTATCTGCTCAAGCGCTGGACTCTGAAAAGAAACTCGACAGGCTGCTTTGTTCTGGGGAGGATCTTCAAAGGGGCTCTGATTGCAACAAAGCAAGGCCGAACAGCCCCGACCTTTTAGATGGGCACACGAACCGCGAGCCTACATCAAGCCTAACGTCCCTCAAGAGCAGAGAGTGGGACTTCTCTTTAGGTAAAGCCCACACGCTCAGCCCCTTTCAAGACTTTCACTGTGAGAGAAAAGAGCTGCTCTTTTCAGTTTTCGACTCACTGCCTTTAAGCTCCGCTTCATTTGTCGACCATGAGGGCTCGCCAACAGGTGAGCTGCCGGAGGGCATCGACGGACTAACATCCACCACCCCCAGCAGCTCTCCACGCTCCATCAGCTCGCTATCACAGGTGAGGGCAAGCCAGCTGCAGCGGGGGGCAGGGGGCGGAGGAGCCCACATTCTCAAGCCCCTCATGTCCCCTCCTAGCCGAGAGGAGATCCTCAGCACTCTTCTAGACCTGGAGATGTCAGAGGCCACCTTCCAGGAGCCTTTCTGCAGTGACCCCTCTGATGCCCCAGGGAAGCCAAT GGAGGTCGGTGGCCGTAAGCTAACAGTGGGCACTCGGCTGGCTCGGGAACTTGCAGAGTTTGGTGGAGACCTGTCTCTGGAAGGCCTCCATTTCTGGAAGACGGCCTTCTCAGCCATGACGCACCCCGCCCGACGACCGTTATCTCATCTTGTCAAGGAGCAGAGGCTTCAGAGACAAAGG AGTCCCCAGAGCTGCCTACATGGCAGCAGTCCCATCAACCAAGCCCCTCTGGCCAAGGACAGCTCAGTGAGAATAAGCCAGGTGAAGACTCTCCAGAACCGCTATCATCTATGCGCTGTAATTCCCCAGAGCTGCTAA
- the LOC120433009 gene encoding DNA polymerase zeta catalytic subunit-like, which translates to MLIQWSDSSRDQAIIDLLAGLEDDGFCRTPARQNSQSRSLPGVTNYNCNSDEEEAGPELDKEEAELSVIMSQRWDSDPPESASSQRPCMKETENCFSDGQQESSDEDMEWSGNNSMFANLSIPQLDGAADESSDSSLTDSGSMAQS; encoded by the exons ATGCTGATTCAGTGGTCGG ACAGCAGCCGGGACCAAGCCATCATTGACTTGCTGGCAGGCCTGGAGGACGATGGTTTCTGCAGGACACCCGCTAGGCAGAATTCCCAGTCCCGCTCACTCCCTGGTGTCACAAACTACAACTGCAACAGTGATGAAGAGGAAGCAGGCCCAGAACTGGACAAGGAAGAGGCAGAACTCAGTGTTATAATGTCACAGCGTTGGGACAGCGACCCTCCTGAGAGTGCTTCCTCTCAGAG accCTGCATGAAGGAGACAGAAAACTGCTTCAGTGATGGCCAGCAGGAGTCCTCTGACGAAGACATGGAGTGGAGTGGAAACAACTCTATGTTCGCTAACCTGTCCATCCCGCAGCTCGATGGCGCCGCAGACGAGAGTAGCG ATTCCTCCTTAACAGATAGTGGCTCAATGGCGCAGTCTTAA